From the Paraflavitalea soli genome, the window GGGACAGGCTATGCCGCCCATTTTTTTAATAAAATACCTTAACTTTGCACCCTGTTTTTAAAAATGGTTATCCGCAACCAATTATAATCATAATGCTGACAAAGAAAAGAATTTTATTTATTGCCAACGAAATGTCTCCTTACCTGGAGCTGACAGAATTCTCGGAAACTGTTAACCGTCTGGCGATAAAAGCAAATGAAGGAGGTTTCGAAGTTCGTTGCATTATGCCCCGGTTCGGGGTGATCAATGAGAGGAGGCACAGGCTCCATGAAGTTGTTCGGTTGTCGGGGATCAACGTTTCTGTTGACAATGATGATTTCCCCCTCCAGATCAAAGTAGCTTCTTTGCCCAACGCCCGTTTGCAGGTATATTTCCTCGACAATGAAGACCTGTTCAAACGCAAGCAAATATTCCATGATGATGATGAAAAGTGGTTTGACGACAATGGCCTGAGAACAGTATTTTTCTGCAAAGGTGCCCTGGAAACAGTGAAGAAATTCGGATGGCCGCCTGACATTATTCATTGCAGCGGCTGGATGACCGGTCTTATTCCCCTGTATCAAAAGACAGCTTATAAAAAAGAACCTGTATTTGCCCACAGTAAGGTGATCTACACCCTCGGCAACAACAGTTTTAAGGAAAAGCTGAGCCCCAACTTCCTGAAACTGGCTAATATCAGCCCCAATATCAAGGACAAAGACCTGGAGCCCTTCAAGGAGCTTAACAATACCGCATTAATGCGTGGGGGAGCTACTTATGCCGATGCGGTTACTTTTGGTGCTGAAAAGGTAGATAAGAAGCTGGTAGAGGAGTTTGGAAAGGTGAAAGGTAAAAAAGTACTTACCTACAATGCTGAGTCCGATTTAACAGACTATTTGCAATTGTATTCCGACCTTGCCAAATAGGCTTAATTCCGTA encodes:
- a CDS encoding glycogen/starch synthase, translating into MLTKKRILFIANEMSPYLELTEFSETVNRLAIKANEGGFEVRCIMPRFGVINERRHRLHEVVRLSGINVSVDNDDFPLQIKVASLPNARLQVYFLDNEDLFKRKQIFHDDDEKWFDDNGLRTVFFCKGALETVKKFGWPPDIIHCSGWMTGLIPLYQKTAYKKEPVFAHSKVIYTLGNNSFKEKLSPNFLKLANISPNIKDKDLEPFKELNNTALMRGGATYADAVTFGAEKVDKKLVEEFGKVKGKKVLTYNAESDLTDYLQLYSDLAK